From a region of the Methylocystis hirsuta genome:
- a CDS encoding IS110 family transposase yields MQGKALPDQSAQAQVYVGVDVCKDWLDVYFHPLGKALRIANDRHGLKHLKRACEGVAIARLVLEATGKYHRQAHRSLHAAGLPVAVVNPLRSRLFAEAVGALAKTDRIDARMLALLGARLDPAAAPPAGEAMDGLQELVRARQSAVADKTALSNRAGEAETDFLRVELAQLIAEAERHIARLDEEIGRRIDTDERLAERFRILLSIKGVGPIAAMTLLSCLGEIGACSGKGAAMLAGLAPIARDSGDKNGQRRIRGGRAHVRTALYMAAVAAARWNPDLAAFYKRLRENGKAAKIAITAVMRKIVVLANVLIRENRQWTPTRP; encoded by the coding sequence ATGCAAGGCAAGGCATTGCCCGACCAAAGCGCGCAAGCGCAAGTTTACGTCGGCGTCGACGTCTGTAAAGACTGGCTCGACGTTTATTTCCATCCGCTTGGCAAGGCCCTGCGGATCGCCAACGACCGTCACGGCTTGAAGCACCTGAAACGCGCGTGCGAAGGCGTCGCCATCGCGCGCCTCGTTTTGGAGGCGACCGGCAAGTATCATCGGCAAGCGCATCGCAGCCTTCATGCGGCGGGCCTGCCCGTAGCCGTGGTCAATCCGCTGCGTTCGCGATTGTTCGCCGAGGCGGTTGGCGCGCTCGCCAAGACCGATCGGATCGACGCGCGCATGCTGGCGTTGCTTGGCGCGCGCCTCGATCCGGCCGCCGCGCCGCCGGCAGGCGAAGCCATGGACGGGCTGCAGGAGCTCGTGCGCGCCAGGCAATCCGCCGTGGCCGACAAGACCGCGCTCTCCAATCGCGCCGGCGAGGCTGAAACGGATTTTTTGCGCGTCGAGCTGGCGCAGCTCATCGCCGAGGCGGAACGTCATATTGCTCGCCTCGACGAAGAGATCGGACGACGCATCGACACCGACGAACGGCTGGCCGAGCGCTTTCGCATCCTTTTGTCGATCAAGGGCGTCGGCCCCATCGCGGCGATGACGCTCCTTTCCTGTCTTGGCGAAATCGGCGCTTGCTCGGGAAAAGGCGCGGCCATGCTCGCGGGCCTCGCCCCGATCGCCCGCGACAGTGGCGACAAAAATGGCCAGCGGCGCATCCGCGGAGGGCGCGCCCATGTGCGGACCGCCCTCTATATGGCGGCCGTCGCCGCCGCGAGATGGAACCCTGATCTCGCCGCCTTTTACAAACGTCTACGCGAAAACGGAAAAGCCGCCAAAATCGCCATCACGGCCGTCATGCGAAAAATCGTCGTTCTCGCAAACGTCCTCATCCGTGAAAATCGTCAGTGGACCCCAACGCGGCCTTGA
- a CDS encoding sensor histidine kinase — protein MTDTEIRPTTEDARSARSFCDEQAFALERMQLALDAGRTGIWDWNLLTGEVHIDERVRRLWGLPEGVPASFEIFRSALHPQDKKRTKEAVGVALDPTHEGDYEIEYRVIGQTDRIERWVSVRGRTFFDEGRAVRILGTARDITPRKQREQHVRVLLRELVHRSKNLLAVVQAMSRQTAAGSPSVEDFQRKFGARLQALSMAHDLLVSQDWRGASMRELVRAQLAYCMDVPQGDVTSRATIDGPKIMLKPEAAQNIGLALHELATNALSFGGLSRPDGAVSLTWRFEDGRLNIEWRESGGPAVAMPPREGFGHKVIKRLVAQALDGTATLNFPPDGLVWTLSIPASYATVRDDQA, from the coding sequence GTGACCGACACGGAAATTCGCCCAACGACCGAGGATGCGCGCTCCGCGCGGTCCTTCTGCGACGAGCAGGCCTTCGCCCTGGAGCGGATGCAGCTTGCGCTCGACGCCGGGCGCACCGGCATCTGGGACTGGAACCTCCTGACCGGCGAAGTGCATATCGACGAGCGCGTGCGACGCTTGTGGGGCCTTCCCGAGGGCGTTCCGGCAAGCTTTGAAATCTTCCGCAGCGCGCTGCATCCGCAGGACAAAAAGCGTACGAAAGAGGCTGTCGGCGTCGCGCTCGATCCCACGCACGAGGGCGATTACGAGATCGAATATCGCGTCATCGGTCAGACCGACCGCATCGAGCGCTGGGTTTCGGTGCGCGGCCGCACTTTTTTCGACGAAGGCCGCGCGGTCCGCATTCTCGGCACCGCGCGCGACATCACGCCGCGCAAGCAGCGCGAGCAGCATGTGCGCGTGCTCCTGCGCGAACTCGTGCATCGCTCGAAGAACCTGCTCGCCGTCGTACAGGCGATGTCGCGGCAGACGGCCGCCGGTTCACCCTCGGTCGAAGATTTTCAGCGCAAATTCGGCGCGCGCCTGCAGGCGCTGTCGATGGCGCATGATCTGCTCGTGTCGCAGGATTGGCGCGGCGCCTCGATGCGCGAATTGGTGCGCGCTCAACTCGCCTATTGCATGGACGTGCCGCAGGGCGACGTGACGTCGCGCGCGACGATCGATGGCCCGAAAATCATGCTGAAGCCGGAGGCGGCGCAGAACATCGGCCTCGCTTTGCATGAGCTTGCCACGAACGCGCTAAGCTTTGGCGGCCTGTCGCGGCCGGATGGCGCCGTCTCGCTGACATGGCGCTTCGAAGACGGTCGGCTCAATATCGAATGGCGCGAGAGCGGCGGCCCGGCGGTGGCGATGCCGCCGCGCGAAGGCTTCGGCCATAAGGTCATCAAGCGACTCGTCGCACAGGCGCTGGATGGGACGGCGACGCTCAACTTCCCGCCCGATGGATTGGTTTGGACGCTGTCGATCCCGGCGAGCTACGCGACCGTCAGGGACGATCAGGCGTAG